The Chitinophaga pinensis DSM 2588 region CAAAAGTATTGGGCATGATAGCAATTACTTTTTTGGGAGAAGTGATATTTATATTGGCAAATGCCTTGCCGGAAAACACGCTCTTTTTTACCACGAAACCGTTGCTGGTATCGGGCAGGGAAACGGCTCCGGATACAAATCCGGCTTTCAGGCGGGCTGCCACGCGGGGAGCTACTGCCTTACCGTCAAAATTGTGTGGGAATATAACAACCTGCGCTGCTTCCTGATCAGCAGCGGCCGCGATTATTTTGGTGAATACGGTGCCTTCGACTTCATTGAGTCTGGCATCTGCGACATGCAGTACTTTGGTAGCGCCGTAGTTACCCAGGGCTTCCAGTTCTGCACTATCTGCTTCGCCCAGTACCAGGGCGGTTGCACTTACGCCCAATTGTTGCGCTACTTTTGCGCCGTACTGTACTGCTTCGAATGCTACTTTTTTGATTTTGCCGTGGGCCTGATCTGCGAATATTAAAACTGACATGTTTGACGTAGAATTTAATGAAAAAAATGGGGGCTTATCTCTGCGAAAATGATCAGATCACTTTTGCTTCTTCATGCAGCAATTTTACCAGCTCTTCTACATTGTCGGGACTGATAAGCTTTACGCCTGCTTTTGCAGGGGGGAGTTCAAAACTGGTTATGGTGGTCAACGCATCAGCTGCTGCGGGTTCTACTACTGCCAATGGTTTGGTACGGGCAGCCATGATTCCGCGCATACCGGGAATACGCTGTTCTGCCATTCCTTTCTGACAGGATACGACTACCGGGAGTGTTACTTTTACGATTTCTTCTCCGCCTTCTATTTCACGGTGGATGGCCGCTTCGGTACCATTCAGTTCAAATTTTGCAGCAATAGAGACATAGGGAAGATCCAGCAGTTCGGCTACCATGCCGCCGATAGCTGCACCGTTGTAATCGATGGTTTCTTTTCCTGTGAAAATCAGGTCATACCCCTGTTTACGGGCATGGTCTGCTATTTGTGAAGCAATGTAAAAGCTGTCCTGACTATCAGTATTAATACGGAAAGCTTCGTCTCCTCCTAACGCCAGTGCTTTACGGATAATCGGCTCCGTATCTGCGCCGCCTGCGGTTACCAGATGAACGGTTGCGCCCAGCGTTTCTTTCAATTCAAGCGCACGAACAAGGGCATACCATTCATCGTAGGGGTTGATGATGAATTGTACACCCGCTTCATTGAATTTCGTGTTGTTGTCTGTGAAAGCTATTTTTGCAGTCGTGTCCGGAGTTTTACTGATACAAACTAAAATCTTCATGGCCTAAACTGTTTTATTTTTTAAAGCGGTATGAGCAAATATATTTAAATAATGGATAGAATAGCCAGGATAAAGGAATTTCTTAAAAGCAGTCCGAATGACAGCTTTCTGAAGCATGCGCTTGCACTTGAGTACATCAAATTAGGTGATGATACCGGTGCCAGACAACTGTTTGAAGAGCTGCTGGCATATGAGCCGGGCTATGTCGGTTCTTATTATCACCTGGGACGTCTGCTGGAAAGGGCAGCACTTCCGAAGGAAGCCATCGGGGTGTACGAAAAGGGTATGGAGATGGCGAAAGCAGCCAATGACAGGCATGCGTATAATGAGTTACAGGCAGCACTGGACGATCTGATTTAATTTAACTACCAGCAAATGGATTTACTGACAGGGTTTAAAATATTTATTGAAAAGGAACAGCTGTTCATGCCGGACCAGTCTTTGCTGCTTGCTGTCAGCGGGGGCGTTGATTCTGTTGTAATGGCCCATCTGTTTAAAGCGGCTGGTTATCGTTTCGCTATTGCTCACTGTAACTTTCAGTTGAGAGGCGATGAGTCCGTACGTGATGAATCTTTTGCGGCGGATCTTGCCAGGCGGCTACAGGTAACGTTTCACCAGGTACGTTTCGATACGGAAGCGTATACTGAAAGCAAACGTGTATCCATCCAGGTGGCAGCCCGGGAGCTGCGTTATGAATGGCTGGAACAGACTCGTGAACAGGGAGGCTATAGCTATATCGTTACGGCGCATCACATGCAGGACAGCGTAGAGACCTTATTGATGAATCTCAGTAAGGGTACCGGTATTGCTGGTTTGCACGGTATTCTGCCTAAACAGGGGAAGTTGTTACGGCCACTGTTATTCGCAGAAAAAGAAAACCTGATTGCGTATGCAGCGGAACACCATATTCCATATGTGGAAGACAGTTCCAATCTTACCGTCAAATATACACGTAATTTCTTCCGTCATAAGGTGATCCCCGTCATGCAGGAAGCTAATCCTGGTACGGTCGTCAATATTGCATCCAGTATAGAACGTTTCAGGGAGGCGGAATTGCTTTATAACGAAGCCTTGCAGCGACATATCAAAAGACTGGTCACGCAGAAAGGAAACACTTATATGATACCGGTGCTGAAGCTGCAGAAGACGACGCCATTGCAGACGGTGGCCTGGGAGATATTCCGCCGGTATGGTTGTACGGCTGCGCAGTTGCCACAGGTACTGGAACTGTTAAACAGCGGTTCCGGAAAGATGGTAGAAACGGGCAGTCATCGTATTATCCGGGATCGTCAATGGCTGCTGATTACGCCATTGGTAGAAGAGCAGGCGGCTACTATTGTGATTGAAAAGGAGAGAGGAGTTATTAGTACGGCAAATGGTGTGCTCAGAATAAAGACGTCGGAGCGGTCGGCGCATACAGCTATTCCTGCTGCGGTTACGATTGCCTGTCTGGATAAGGAAACTTTGCAGTATCCTTTGTTACTGCGGAGATGGAAGCAGGGGGATTATTTTTATCCTTTGGGGATGCGGAAAAAGAAGAAGCTGAGCCGCTTTTTTATAGATCAGAAATTGTCTGTCGTACAGAAGGAAAATATCTGGGTGCTTGAATCCGCGAAGCGGGTGGTGTGGATTGTGGGGTTAAGAATAGATGACCGGTTTAAGATTACACCGCAAACAAAAGAATTACTGACGATAGAGTGGGAGGCATATTAAGCCTCCCTTATTATTTAAAGTTATTTATGAGACTGTTGAACTCAGGAAAAGAACGCTTCTTTATGCAGAAGTCATAAAAATGCTGTGCTGACAACAGGTACTCTTCATAGGTAAAAGGTTTCACCATATAAGACAGGGCGCCCAGTTGTTTACATTCATGCATCTCTATTACGTTCAGAGAAGAAGAGAAGATGATAACGGGGATGTCTTTATAGGCATCGCGACTTTTCAGTTCGCGTAGGGTTTGTGTACCACTCAGGCGTGGCATATTCAGATCAAGCACTACCAGTGAAGGCAAGACGCCTGCATTGCGTTGAGTTTCGGAAAGGTACTCCAGCACTTTTTCTCCATCTTCCACCAGGAGTGGGACTTCCGGCAGATTTATCGCGTTAAAGGCATCCTGCATGATGAAACGATCTTCGAGATCATCATCTGCCAGTAATATCTTTACAGTATTATCCATAACTGATAAATTCTTTCTTTAAAATGAAAAACCAAATATTCCTGCCAGGTTACGCAACCGAGGGCAGGGTCAATATAAATTTTGCACCATTTCCAGGCTGACTGCTGGCCGTAATGGTACCATTGTGCAAGTCGGCTATCTTCTTGCATATGGCGAGCCCTATGCCTGTGCCAGCGTATTTCTCACGCGAATGCAGGCGTTGAAATAAGCTGAACATTTTATCCAGGTATTTTTCTTCGAAACCAACCCCGTTATCTTCAAAAATCAGCTGCACATCTTTGCCGTTTGCCTCTGCATATACTTTCACGCAGGGCGCTCGTTTTTCATCTGAGAACTTGATCGCATTTGACAACAGGTTCTGGAACAACTGCCGCATCTGCATCGGATAAACGGAGATGACAGGTAGCTGGCTTACTTCTATCTGTGCATGTTTGGTTTTGATAGCGAGATCCAGGTCGTTCATTGCTTCAGTGGCCAGTGCATTCAGATCTGTTTTTACCAGGTGCAGATTTTCGCGGTATATACGCGAGAAATTCAGCAGATCGTGGATCAGCTGTGTCATTCGCTGACTAGCGCTCATCATGTTTCCGAAGTAAAGTTTACCACGTTCATCGATTTGTTCTGAATAGTGCTTATTCAGATAGTCGCTGTAGTAAACGATTTTTCTTAATGGTTCCTGGAGGTCGTGAGATGCCGCGTATGCGAATTGTTCGAGTTCCTGGTTGCTGCGATTCAGTTCACCTACTTTTTCTTCCAGCAGCAGTTTCATTTCTTTCAGCTCCTTGTTGTCTCTCAGTGTTTGTTCCATGACCTTTTGTGCATGGATATCTACTATGGAACCGGTCCAGTATGTGACTTCACCTGTTTCGTCTGTTACTGGCATAACGGTGACCAGGTGCCAGATGAAGTCGCCGGTCAGTATGTTTTTTAACTCAAGTTCACGCTTGAAGGAGGTCCCTTCTGTTACATGCTGCCACCAGTTTTCCCAGGCAAATGTGAATTCCTGTTCTCTAAGAACCGGTTTCCATTTGTTCTCATTTAGTTCGGTGGCTTCGTAGCCGGTTAATGTTTTCAGCCAGCTGTTAGCATACAATAATTCGCCCTCCTGGTTTACAGAGAAGATGATCAATGGTAAGGCATTGGTAACATCTCTGTATTGTGTTTCGCTTGCTTTCAGCTTTTCGGCCAGTTCCTGTAATTGTTTGTTCTTACGTTTAATTTCATCATAAGGTGATACAGGTTGTTCGACACTAAAAGAAGAGATCCATTGTTCTATGCGGCTACCAATTATCTTATGTGCGCCGGGGATTCTGAATTCCAGCGTAATCTCAATGCTTTTGTCCGTCCGGTCCAGTGTAAAATGATCTACTAGTCGTTTGGCATAGACCAGGTTTTCATTGATCTTTTCGGTAAGGTTGATATTGCGGTCCAGTACTTTCGCTATCAGGAATTTCTCCGAATCTTTGATATCGGCACGGATGCCTAGTATCAATACTGCGTTGTGTCCATATTCAATGACATGTCTGGCTACTTCAGAGGCAGCTGTAGCAAAGGTGGTCTGAGAGGCCAGAGAGAGGCCGGCCAGTTCACCCAGTTTCATTGTACGCTTGTGCACCAGCACCAGGTCCATATCAGTATCGAGCGTGATCCGGGTTATTTCCTGCATTAGCTTTATTTTACTTTAACAATTACTACCGACATATCATCTGTTTTACGTGCATTATCTTTATAAATTGCGGCGGCCAGCACCGACATATCGTATCTGAATATGCCGGGATAGCGCGTCATTTCCCAGCGTGTTCTGATACCGTCTGAGCACATAATGAGGATCTGTTCTTTCCCGGCGGGGTGTTCTACCTCTTGCTCATTGATGGTACGGGGCAGATTATGCCCAATGATACCGTTGTACGGGAGGTAGGTTTTTGATGCGGCGGCAGTCCACATACGGGTATGTATGTTTCCTACACCGCAAAGCAGCCATTTTCTTGACCTGTAATTGTAAACGGCGATACTACCTACCAGTCCGCGTGTACGTTTAACATCTTCATGTACCTGTCTGATTACCTCGCTGAGATCCGTCAGCATACAATATCTGAAAGAACTAATAGCTGCTGCGGCGGCTTTGTTAGCTTCTATGCCATGTCCGAGTCCATCGCCGAGAAACAGACGGATGCCAGCTTTATCTGTGCTTACAAAGTAGCCATCTCCGCAGGCTCTTTCGCCTGGTTTGGCCACCAGCAGCGTACGTATTTCCGGTCCCGGTTTAGGTGGAAACGATGTCTGGTCAGTAGTTCTGGTGTTAAATCTGGCCAGCGTAATCGTTCCCCAGCCTTTTACGGAGTATACCTGAAGGAAGTCGGACAGCCTTCTGATAGCGCCAAGTCCTTGCCCAAGCGTATTAGTGGTGGATACACCATCCTGCATCATTCTTGCCAGATCTGCGATACCGGGTCCTGCGTCAATTCCGATAATTTCAATAGCTGGCTGTGGGTGGTCAGTGAGCATAACGAGCACTTCTCCACTACCGGC contains the following coding sequences:
- a CDS encoding electron transfer flavoprotein subunit beta/FixA family protein; protein product: MKILVCISKTPDTTAKIAFTDNNTKFNEAGVQFIINPYDEWYALVRALELKETLGATVHLVTAGGADTEPIIRKALALGGDEAFRINTDSQDSFYIASQIADHARKQGYDLIFTGKETIDYNGAAIGGMVAELLDLPYVSIAAKFELNGTEAAIHREIEGGEEIVKVTLPVVVSCQKGMAEQRIPGMRGIMAARTKPLAVVEPAAADALTTITSFELPPAKAGVKLISPDNVEELVKLLHEEAKVI
- the tilS gene encoding tRNA lysidine(34) synthetase TilS, translated to MDLLTGFKIFIEKEQLFMPDQSLLLAVSGGVDSVVMAHLFKAAGYRFAIAHCNFQLRGDESVRDESFAADLARRLQVTFHQVRFDTEAYTESKRVSIQVAARELRYEWLEQTREQGGYSYIVTAHHMQDSVETLLMNLSKGTGIAGLHGILPKQGKLLRPLLFAEKENLIAYAAEHHIPYVEDSSNLTVKYTRNFFRHKVIPVMQEANPGTVVNIASSIERFREAELLYNEALQRHIKRLVTQKGNTYMIPVLKLQKTTPLQTVAWEIFRRYGCTAAQLPQVLELLNSGSGKMVETGSHRIIRDRQWLLITPLVEEQAATIVIEKERGVISTANGVLRIKTSERSAHTAIPAAVTIACLDKETLQYPLLLRRWKQGDYFYPLGMRKKKKLSRFFIDQKLSVVQKENIWVLESAKRVVWIVGLRIDDRFKITPQTKELLTIEWEAY
- a CDS encoding response regulator yields the protein MDNTVKILLADDDLEDRFIMQDAFNAINLPEVPLLVEDGEKVLEYLSETQRNAGVLPSLVVLDLNMPRLSGTQTLRELKSRDAYKDIPVIIFSSSLNVIEMHECKQLGALSYMVKPFTYEEYLLSAQHFYDFCIKKRSFPEFNSLINNFK
- a CDS encoding ATP-binding protein, which codes for MQEITRITLDTDMDLVLVHKRTMKLGELAGLSLASQTTFATAASEVARHVIEYGHNAVLILGIRADIKDSEKFLIAKVLDRNINLTEKINENLVYAKRLVDHFTLDRTDKSIEITLEFRIPGAHKIIGSRIEQWISSFSVEQPVSPYDEIKRKNKQLQELAEKLKASETQYRDVTNALPLIIFSVNQEGELLYANSWLKTLTGYEATELNENKWKPVLREQEFTFAWENWWQHVTEGTSFKRELELKNILTGDFIWHLVTVMPVTDETGEVTYWTGSIVDIHAQKVMEQTLRDNKELKEMKLLLEEKVGELNRSNQELEQFAYAASHDLQEPLRKIVYYSDYLNKHYSEQIDERGKLYFGNMMSASQRMTQLIHDLLNFSRIYRENLHLVKTDLNALATEAMNDLDLAIKTKHAQIEVSQLPVISVYPMQMRQLFQNLLSNAIKFSDEKRAPCVKVYAEANGKDVQLIFEDNGVGFEEKYLDKMFSLFQRLHSREKYAGTGIGLAICKKIADLHNGTITASSQPGNGAKFILTLPSVA
- a CDS encoding ATP-binding SpoIIE family protein phosphatase codes for the protein MEEWITGRHISFNIEDRSYLSLLKREVHRLSVQCGLSEKKIAEIDIVVAEIGSNIIKHAGSGEVLVMLTDHPQPAIEIIGIDAGPGIADLARMMQDGVSTTNTLGQGLGAIRRLSDFLQVYSVKGWGTITLARFNTRTTDQTSFPPKPGPEIRTLLVAKPGERACGDGYFVSTDKAGIRLFLGDGLGHGIEANKAAAAAISSFRYCMLTDLSEVIRQVHEDVKRTRGLVGSIAVYNYRSRKWLLCGVGNIHTRMWTAAASKTYLPYNGIIGHNLPRTINEQEVEHPAGKEQILIMCSDGIRTRWEMTRYPGIFRYDMSVLAAAIYKDNARKTDDMSVVIVKVK